The Desmonostoc muscorum LEGE 12446 genome includes a region encoding these proteins:
- a CDS encoding DUF2382 domain-containing protein, with the protein MAKNIGQANSNTSTNTLLANLKKKVNNFVVFDNQGELVGKVQDLIVDANHRLNLVISNQVNQPILESGQHLADKHASLFRVQSQRIKKIDNPTKSVFIDLDKSEIEYMPEYLETETPGERKLSEISENSTNQLAYNQITNNFIESTNLEDISEEKIIRLLEERLVVESKKRRIGEVIVRKEIETRMVQVPVRREKLIIEQISPEHKQLAEIDLSQGEISGVELTELERIELTHFDGDFTVSGELSSPKIASLLLNAIALEKNHGCKQVRVTISVEDESHQKKYQEWFDRCSKGQQPKPEK; encoded by the coding sequence ATGGCAAAAAACATTGGACAGGCAAACTCGAACACTAGCACTAACACCTTACTAGCAAATTTAAAAAAGAAGGTGAATAATTTCGTTGTCTTCGATAATCAAGGTGAGCTAGTAGGAAAGGTTCAGGATTTAATTGTGGATGCTAATCATCGGCTAAATTTAGTTATATCTAACCAGGTAAATCAACCAATTCTAGAATCTGGTCAGCATTTAGCCGATAAACATGCTTCTTTATTCCGAGTGCAGAGCCAGAGAATCAAAAAAATCGACAACCCGACTAAATCTGTTTTCATAGACCTAGACAAATCAGAAATAGAGTATATGCCTGAATATTTAGAAACAGAAACACCAGGCGAGCGCAAACTCTCAGAAATATCAGAAAACTCAACTAACCAACTAGCTTATAATCAAATCACAAATAACTTTATTGAATCAACAAATTTAGAAGATATTAGTGAAGAAAAAATTATTCGCTTACTAGAAGAACGACTAGTTGTTGAAAGCAAAAAGCGTAGAATTGGTGAAGTAATTGTTCGCAAGGAAATCGAAACCCGGATGGTACAAGTTCCTGTCCGGCGTGAAAAATTAATCATCGAACAAATTAGTCCAGAACACAAACAACTTGCAGAAATTGATTTAAGTCAAGGCGAAATTTCTGGAGTCGAGTTGACTGAACTAGAAAGAATTGAACTTACACATTTTGACGGCGATTTCACAGTGAGCGGCGAATTGAGTTCACCTAAAATTGCTAGTTTATTATTGAATGCGATCGCACTTGAGAAAAATCACGGATGTAAGCAGGTGCGAGTTACAATTTCTGTTGAAGATGAATCACATCAAAAAAAATACCAGGAGTGGTTTGACCGCTGTTCTAAAGGTCAGCAACCAAAACCTGAAAAATAA
- a CDS encoding ion channel: MKFRVKRLSRKQQQRLIPRIHIQVRDGKFEIMGMGAWYSYWRDPYHLLLTISWTGFLILICVFYVTINALFALAYLVGGDCIANARPGSFLDVFFFSVQTLASIGYGAMYPKTTYANIIVTIEAMIGLVGIAVMTGLAFARFSRPTARVMFSRVAVITVHDAKPTLMFRSANQRRNTILEAQMRVYLMRDEVTLEGQFMRRIYDLKLLRHQTPSFSLSWSVVHIIDEFSPLYGMTAESLIQTNSMLIISLSGIDETVSQVVHARHSYSPKEILWNNRFVDIFHETADGHRYIDYNRFHDVLPLDEMG, from the coding sequence ATGAAATTTCGAGTGAAGCGACTTTCACGCAAGCAACAACAGCGCTTGATCCCACGTATTCACATTCAAGTTCGAGATGGAAAGTTTGAAATTATGGGTATGGGTGCATGGTATTCCTACTGGCGCGATCCCTACCATCTGCTGCTGACGATTTCCTGGACTGGGTTTTTGATCCTAATTTGTGTGTTTTATGTAACTATTAATGCTCTGTTCGCCCTAGCTTACTTGGTAGGAGGAGATTGTATTGCTAACGCGCGACCAGGTTCTTTTTTAGATGTTTTTTTCTTTAGCGTCCAAACTCTGGCATCCATCGGCTACGGTGCGATGTATCCTAAAACCACTTACGCCAATATCATTGTTACCATTGAAGCGATGATCGGTTTGGTGGGAATTGCTGTGATGACCGGACTAGCCTTTGCCCGGTTTTCTCGACCAACCGCCCGCGTCATGTTTAGCCGTGTAGCGGTGATTACAGTTCATGATGCCAAGCCGACTTTAATGTTTCGTAGCGCTAATCAGCGCCGCAACACGATTTTGGAAGCGCAGATGCGAGTATATTTGATGCGCGACGAAGTAACGCTAGAAGGTCAGTTTATGCGGCGAATCTACGATTTGAAACTGCTGCGGCACCAAACACCTAGCTTTTCCTTAAGCTGGTCAGTGGTACATATCATTGATGAGTTTAGTCCTTTATATGGGATGACGGCAGAATCACTAATTCAGACAAATTCGATGTTGATCATTTCTTTGAGTGGTATTGATGAAACGGTTTCACAAGTCGTCCATGCTCGTCATAGTTATAGTCCTAAGGAAATTTTGTGGAATAATCGCTTTGTCGATATCTTTCACGAAACAGCCGATGGACATCGCTACATTGACTACAACCGCTTCCACGATGTCTTGCCTTTAGATGAAATGGGGTAA
- a CDS encoding DUF2382 domain-containing protein — translation MVLYKLEDFEPNYRDSFEGHDIKGLGVYTQGTDEKIGTVSDVLVDDEGHFRYLVVDLGFWIFGKKVLLPIGRARIDYNTDRVYTIGLTREQAEDLPEFNERLALDYDYEERVRGVYRRPGAGDYTPPVEASAPLEASAPVEASAPLDTTYPTPTYNRDSYTYEHEPSLYNLNEQDHQTLRLYEERLIASKQRRKTGEVAIGKHVETETARVAVPVEKERVVIERVTPADAGRAVSAREADFREGEVARVELHEETPEIRKEAFLREEVRVRKVVDQDTVEAQETVRREELDVSAPNLPIEER, via the coding sequence ATGGTTCTTTATAAATTAGAAGATTTTGAGCCTAACTACCGCGATAGCTTTGAAGGTCATGATATTAAGGGACTTGGGGTCTATACACAAGGAACTGATGAAAAAATTGGTACTGTCAGCGATGTTTTAGTTGATGACGAAGGTCATTTCCGCTATCTAGTTGTTGACTTAGGTTTCTGGATTTTTGGTAAAAAAGTATTACTACCAATTGGTCGCGCCCGTATCGACTATAACACCGATCGCGTCTACACCATTGGCTTGACTAGAGAGCAAGCAGAAGATTTACCAGAGTTCAATGAACGCCTAGCGCTTGACTACGACTATGAAGAACGGGTGCGTGGAGTATATCGCCGACCCGGAGCCGGAGACTACACCCCTCCTGTAGAAGCATCAGCACCTCTAGAAGCATCAGCACCTGTAGAAGCATCAGCACCTTTAGACACAACTTATCCCACTCCTACTTACAACCGTGATAGTTACACATACGAACACGAGCCTTCTCTATACAATTTAAATGAACAAGATCATCAAACTTTGAGATTGTATGAAGAACGACTAATCGCCAGTAAACAACGTCGCAAAACTGGAGAAGTCGCAATTGGTAAACACGTTGAAACTGAAACTGCACGAGTTGCAGTACCAGTGGAAAAAGAGAGAGTTGTAATTGAACGTGTAACTCCTGCGGATGCGGGTAGAGCTGTTTCTGCACGTGAAGCAGACTTTCGTGAAGGTGAAGTTGCTCGTGTAGAACTCCATGAAGAAACTCCTGAAATTCGCAAAGAAGCATTTCTGCGCGAAGAAGTCAGAGTTAGAAAAGTGGTAGATCAAGACACAGTTGAAGCTCAAGAAACTGTACGTCGTGAAGAATTAGATGTGAGCGCTCCTAACCTTCCCATTGAAGAACGTTAA
- a CDS encoding DUF2382 domain-containing protein encodes MPLHKLEHFDPNYRDTFGGDDVKALDVYTQGGERVGSVIDVLVDDDGRFRYLIIDTNVDYVNKKILVPVGLSRINYPARRVFVDGLNIRQIESLPEYQEITNVDNDYEEKVRSVFRSSTSGVTYNDTYSYQKEPALYELNEQYHQTFRLYEERLVANKHRIKTGEVAVGKHIETETARVTVPIQKERVLIERVIPTEIGTVDTKELKFQEGEVARIEVYEETPEIRKEAFVREEVRVKKVIERDTVEAQDTIRREELDVDTAGELHVHETDTTTHETI; translated from the coding sequence ATGCCCCTTCATAAACTTGAACATTTTGATCCGAATTATCGAGACACTTTTGGTGGAGATGACGTTAAAGCCCTAGATGTATATACTCAAGGGGGAGAGAGAGTTGGCTCAGTTATAGATGTTTTAGTTGATGACGATGGACGTTTCAGGTATTTAATTATTGACACAAACGTAGATTATGTTAATAAAAAAATATTAGTACCAGTTGGTCTTTCCCGTATCAATTATCCTGCAAGACGTGTCTTTGTCGATGGGTTGAACATACGGCAAATAGAAAGTCTACCTGAGTACCAAGAAATCACAAATGTTGATAATGATTACGAAGAAAAAGTACGTAGTGTATTTCGTTCTTCAACCAGTGGTGTGACTTATAATGATACATACAGTTACCAGAAAGAACCAGCTTTATACGAGTTGAATGAGCAATATCATCAAACTTTTAGACTCTACGAAGAACGATTGGTTGCCAATAAACACCGGATCAAAACTGGGGAAGTAGCTGTTGGTAAACATATTGAAACAGAAACCGCACGTGTCACAGTACCTATTCAAAAAGAACGAGTTTTGATTGAGCGAGTTATACCAACAGAAATAGGAACCGTTGACACCAAAGAACTTAAGTTTCAAGAAGGAGAAGTAGCACGCATAGAAGTCTACGAAGAAACACCGGAAATACGCAAAGAAGCGTTTGTGCGTGAAGAAGTCCGAGTTAAGAAGGTAATAGAACGAGACACTGTAGAAGCACAAGATACAATTCGTCGAGAAGAGTTAGATGTTGATACTGCCGGCGAGTTACATGTGCATGAAACTGATACTACTACACATGAAACCATTTAA